The genomic window GCGGGCGGTGGGCTGGTGATCGATAGCGTTGGGGCATGTCGGAGGAGAGTGGGCGTTGGTCACGGTCGGACTGGTGGGGTGTTGTGCTGGATGCGCCGGATCCTGGGGTTTTGGCGCGGTTCTATGCGGAGCTTCGTGGGTGGACGATCTGGCGGGAAGTGCCGGGCAATGTGGTTCTCGACGCCGGTGAGGGGGTGGCCTATCTGACCGTGCAGCACAATCCGGACTATGTGCGGCCGGTCTGGCCGGGTGAGCCTGGGCGGCAGCAGATGATGCTTCACCTGGACTTCGAGGTTCCGGATCTGGCGGTGGCTGTGGCCCGGGCCGTTGAACTCGGTGCGGAGCTGACTGAGTCGCAGCCGCAGGAGAACGTTCGGGTTCTGCTCGATCCCGCGGGTCATCCGTTCTGCCTGTACACCTCCTGACAGAGCGCGCTTCGGGCGACGAGCTGACGAGCTGACGAGCGAAAGCCTATGGCTTAAGAGCAGAACCGGAAGGCTAGCAATGGATGTCGATGTCTTGGGGAACGCGCAGCGGGAGCGGGAATGGTTTCATTCGCTGACCGTTCCGCCGGGGCTCTGGACCGTGTTGCGTCTGGACGGGCGGGGGTTCTCCCGGCTCACTGCGTCGCACTATGAGAAGCCGTTCGACCGGCGGTTCGCTGATGTCATGGCGGATACTTCCCGGCTGCTTTTTGAGGAGTTCGGGGCTCGGTACGCGTACACGGTCAGTGATGAGATCTCCTTGCTCCTTGAACCTGGGTTTCGGCTTTTTGGGCGGGTCGTCGAGAAACTTGTCTCGGTTTCTGCGGGGATGGCCAGTGCTGGGTTCACCGGCGGGTCCGGGGTCATGGGGCACTTCGACTCGCGGGTCTGGACGGGGGGCTCGATCGCGGAGGTCGTCGAATATTTCTCCTGGCGGCAAGCTGACGCGGCGCGGTCGGCTTTGCATGGCTGGTGCTATTGGACGCTGCGGCAGGAAGGGCTGTCCGGTAAGCAGGCGACCGGGGCTCTGGCGGGGCGGAGTACGGCCGATAAGAACGAGCTGCTGTTTCAGCACGGGGTCAACTTCAACGAGGTTCCGGACTGGCAGCGCCGCGGCGTGGGGATCTGGCGGGAGGACGGCGGGGTGCGGGTGGAATGGGAGTTGCCGATGCGGGCTGAGTACCGGGATCTTGTTGTGCGGGCGAGTGGCTGGCAGGGTGAAACTACGATCAACCGGTGATTGATTTTTCGAGTCCTTCGGTTTTCAAGCTCACGCAGGTCGACCCGGGGTCGGTGTATTCGCAGGTGGCACCGCTGCTGATCAACGGGGAGCAGTTGGTGGCGGCGTTCAAGACGGCGCGGGATTTCGTGGCGTTCACGAACAAGCGGCTGATCGCGGCGAACGTGCAGGGTATGACCGGTAAGAAGGTGGACTTCACGTCCCTGCCGTACAACAAGATTCAAGCCTTCTCGATCGAGACGGCCGGTAACTTCGATCGGGATGCCGAGCTGGAACTGTGGTTCAGCGGGCTGGGGAAGGTGCGGCTGGAGTTCAAGGCCAGTGCTGACATCCGTCAGCTCGGCCAGATCATCGGCACGTACGTCCTGTAAGCGGATGCGTCTGATCGGGCTTCTCGGCGGCATGAGCTGGCAGTCGACCGCTGAGTACTACCGCATTCTCAACGAACTGGTCCGGGACCGGCTGGGTGGTCTGCATTCGGCGCGCTGCGTGCTGTATTCGGTGGATTTCGCGGGTGTCGAGGCGTTGCAGGCCGCCGGGCGGTGGGATGAGGCGGGCGCGCTGCTGGGTGAGGCGGCGAAAGGGCTGGAGGCGGCCGGCGCCGATTTTGTGGTCCTCTGCACCAACACGATGCACAAGGTGGCCGGGGACATCGAGAGCGCGGTCGGGATTCCGCTGCTGCATCTGGGGGACGCCACCGCAGAGGCGGTCAAACGTCACGACATCGGGACCGTCGGTCTGCTCGGCACCCGGTTCACCATGGCGGAGGAGTTCTATCGGGGCCGGATGGCCGAGCACGGTCTGACGGTGCTCGTTCCGGATGCCGAGGATCAGCGGATCGTCAACGATGTCATCTACGGCGAACTGTGCCTGGGTGTGGTGCGGCCGGAGTCGCGGACGGCTTATCGCCGGATCATTCAGCGGCTGATCGACGACGGCGCCGAGGGGATCGTTTTCGGTTGCACCGAGATCGAGCTCCTGGTCGATCAGAGTGACAGCGGTGTGCCGGTCTTCCCGACGACGCGGCTGCATTGTGAGGCTGCGGTGGAAGCGGCGTTC from Actinoplanes derwentensis includes these protein-coding regions:
- a CDS encoding VOC family protein; amino-acid sequence: MSEESGRWSRSDWWGVVLDAPDPGVLARFYAELRGWTIWREVPGNVVLDAGEGVAYLTVQHNPDYVRPVWPGEPGRQQMMLHLDFEVPDLAVAVARAVELGAELTESQPQENVRVLLDPAGHPFCLYTS
- a CDS encoding tRNA(His) guanylyltransferase Thg1 family protein; the encoded protein is MDVDVLGNAQREREWFHSLTVPPGLWTVLRLDGRGFSRLTASHYEKPFDRRFADVMADTSRLLFEEFGARYAYTVSDEISLLLEPGFRLFGRVVEKLVSVSAGMASAGFTGGSGVMGHFDSRVWTGGSIAEVVEYFSWRQADAARSALHGWCYWTLRQEGLSGKQATGALAGRSTADKNELLFQHGVNFNEVPDWQRRGVGIWREDGGVRVEWELPMRAEYRDLVVRASGWQGETTINR
- a CDS encoding PH domain-containing protein; translation: MIDFSSPSVFKLTQVDPGSVYSQVAPLLINGEQLVAAFKTARDFVAFTNKRLIAANVQGMTGKKVDFTSLPYNKIQAFSIETAGNFDRDAELELWFSGLGKVRLEFKASADIRQLGQIIGTYVL
- a CDS encoding aspartate/glutamate racemase family protein — its product is MRLIGLLGGMSWQSTAEYYRILNELVRDRLGGLHSARCVLYSVDFAGVEALQAAGRWDEAGALLGEAAKGLEAAGADFVVLCTNTMHKVAGDIESAVGIPLLHLGDATAEAVKRHDIGTVGLLGTRFTMAEEFYRGRMAEHGLTVLVPDAEDQRIVNDVIYGELCLGVVRPESRTAYRRIIQRLIDDGAEGIVFGCTEIELLVDQSDSGVPVFPTTRLHCEAAVEAAFKP